Proteins encoded by one window of Ulvibacter sp. MAR_2010_11:
- a CDS encoding response regulator transcription factor, with amino-acid sequence MFTKVLISDDLDSINHGVMTVAASLGIQEVIQVQYCDDAYLKLKKAAADGQPFDLLITDLSFKMDHREQKYPSGDALIKAVREAFPNLQIAVYTVEDRLQRVRSLMQNNFADAYVCKGRKGLVELSHAIRALDEEKTYLSPQIAHALNDREALEIDDYDIVLLQLLSRGLSQDEVSSHFKNSNISPSSLSSIEKRLNKLRIQFKANNAIHLVAIVKDIGLI; translated from the coding sequence ATGTTTACCAAAGTATTGATATCGGACGATCTGGATAGTATAAATCACGGGGTGATGACCGTGGCTGCCTCTTTGGGGATCCAAGAAGTGATACAGGTGCAGTATTGCGACGATGCCTATTTAAAACTAAAAAAAGCAGCCGCAGATGGCCAACCTTTTGATCTGCTTATCACCGACCTCTCCTTTAAAATGGACCATCGCGAACAAAAATACCCTTCGGGAGATGCCTTGATAAAAGCGGTTCGTGAAGCCTTTCCAAATTTACAGATTGCTGTTTATACCGTGGAAGACCGACTGCAACGTGTACGCAGTCTTATGCAAAACAACTTTGCCGATGCCTATGTATGCAAGGGTCGCAAGGGATTGGTAGAATTATCACATGCCATTAGAGCGCTGGATGAAGAGAAAACCTATTTATCCCCCCAGATAGCACATGCTTTAAACGACCGGGAGGCGTTAGAAATTGACGATTACGACATTGTTTTATTGCAATTGTTGTCCCGGGGGCTTTCTCAGGACGAGGTGAGTTCCCATTTTAAAAACAGTAACATCTCCCCCAGTAGTTTGAGTTCTATCGAAAAGCGATTAAACAAACTCCGCATACAGTTTAAGGCTAATAACGCCATTCATTTGGTAGCGATCGTCAAGGACATCGGACTTATATAA
- a CDS encoding TerB family tellurite resistance protein, with amino-acid sequence MKISRIRALLVTAYADGFFDSRELFIINERAKDLGLSGEDILKLIRNPEPELVIYPVTVEERIHFLYDLMCVILADGKVDDSEKQIFYKYLKEFNFDSTLYNDLYSSMMNSVKEHEDLETYFKKYFEDEI; translated from the coding sequence ATGAAAATATCTAGAATAAGAGCATTACTGGTAACGGCGTATGCAGACGGTTTTTTTGATAGCCGTGAACTTTTTATTATTAATGAAAGAGCTAAAGACCTAGGCCTTTCAGGTGAAGATATTCTAAAGTTAATCAGAAACCCGGAACCCGAATTAGTTATTTATCCGGTGACCGTGGAAGAACGTATTCATTTTTTATATGATTTAATGTGCGTTATCCTCGCTGATGGAAAAGTAGATGATAGCGAGAAACAAATCTTTTATAAATATTTAAAGGAATTTAATTTCGACTCTACTTTATACAATGACCTTTACAGTTCTATGATGAATTCTGTCAAAGAACATGAAGATTTAGAAACCTATTTTAAAAAATACTTTGAAGATGAAATTTAA